A section of the Veillonella criceti genome encodes:
- a CDS encoding ParA family protein, giving the protein MGKIIAITNQKGGVGKTTTSVNLSACIAKLGKKVLLIDMDPQGNASSGLGIDKDNLDSCIYDVLINDMAVEDVIVPTAIKKLKIAPASIDLAGASVELVGLSKREYILKKALKSIKDEFDYIFIDCPPSLDLLTLNALVAANGVLIPIQSEFYALEGVSQLMNTINLVKKSLNEKLDVEGVLLTMFDGRTNLSIQVADEVKKYFTTKVYKTIIPRNVRLSEAPSYGEPIIIYDPKSKGAEVYMKLAKEVLKNA; this is encoded by the coding sequence GTGGGAAAAATTATTGCCATTACAAATCAAAAAGGTGGCGTAGGAAAGACAACAACATCTGTTAATCTAAGTGCGTGCATTGCTAAATTAGGCAAAAAAGTATTGCTTATAGATATGGATCCACAGGGGAATGCTTCCAGTGGTCTTGGTATTGATAAAGATAATTTAGATTCGTGTATTTACGATGTACTTATTAATGATATGGCTGTAGAGGATGTAATTGTTCCTACAGCTATTAAAAAGCTTAAAATTGCGCCAGCATCAATTGATTTAGCCGGTGCTAGTGTTGAATTAGTTGGTCTATCTAAACGAGAATATATACTAAAAAAAGCATTAAAGTCGATTAAAGATGAATTTGATTATATATTTATCGATTGTCCACCATCATTAGATTTGCTGACTTTAAATGCATTAGTAGCCGCTAATGGCGTATTGATTCCCATTCAAAGTGAATTTTATGCGTTAGAAGGGGTTAGTCAGTTAATGAACACGATTAATCTAGTGAAAAAATCATTGAATGAAAAATTAGATGTAGAAGGTGTTCTTTTGACTATGTTTGATGGACGGACTAATTTATCAATTCAAGTAGCGGATGAAGTAAAAAAATATTTTACTACAAAAGTATATAAGACGATTATTCCACGAAATGTTCGTTTAAGCGAAGCGCCTAGTTATGGGGAGCCCATCATTATTTATGATCCAAAATCAAAGGGAGCCGAAGTCTATATGAAGTTAGCGAAGGAGGTTTTGAAAAATGCCTAG
- the mnmE gene encoding tRNA uridine-5-carboxymethylaminomethyl(34) synthesis GTPase MnmE, protein MYTEDTIAAIATPPGIGGVGIIRVSGTRCFEIVSTLFQAKGTVPLEKRPNRTIQYGHIIDPQKGNKILDEVLVLIMRGPQSFTAEDVIEIQCHGGIVVVREILKVLLRQGARLAEPGEFTKRAFLNGRIDLTQAEAIIDIIEAKSEQSLSVAVKQLDGTLAKLIRTIREDLIALIAHLEVAIDYPEEDIEELTMEETADKLRPILVQIDTLLATANRGRLLRDGIVTAIVGRPNAGKSSLMNALLRENRAIVTDVPGTTRDSIEEAITIEGIPVRLIDTAGIRETEDIVEKIGVDRAKEYLESAQIVVCVIDASKPLTPEEEAILHSTSGKNTIVFLNKADKGAVVTDSMIAQYGTFTVVATISAANGEGMDILAEAVKQLVYGGTVQNESTALLSNVRHITLMEQAKSQLQTSLETIEAGMPVDFVVTDMREAWERLGDITGDSLRESMVDELFSRFCLGK, encoded by the coding sequence ATGTATACAGAAGATACGATTGCTGCCATTGCTACGCCCCCTGGAATTGGTGGTGTAGGTATCATTCGAGTGAGTGGCACTCGTTGTTTTGAAATAGTGAGCACATTATTTCAGGCTAAGGGAACCGTACCTTTAGAAAAACGGCCAAATCGAACCATACAATATGGTCATATTATAGATCCTCAGAAAGGTAATAAAATACTGGATGAGGTATTAGTTTTAATTATGAGAGGTCCTCAATCTTTTACGGCTGAGGATGTTATAGAAATCCAGTGTCATGGCGGTATTGTCGTGGTGCGTGAAATTTTGAAAGTATTGCTACGCCAAGGGGCTCGTTTAGCCGAGCCTGGAGAATTTACGAAACGGGCCTTTTTAAATGGTCGTATCGATTTAACGCAGGCGGAAGCTATTATAGATATTATTGAAGCTAAATCAGAGCAGTCTTTATCAGTAGCGGTAAAACAATTGGATGGTACCTTAGCTAAATTAATTCGTACAATTCGCGAAGATTTAATTGCACTGATTGCTCATTTAGAAGTGGCTATTGATTATCCTGAGGAGGATATTGAAGAACTAACTATGGAAGAAACGGCTGATAAATTACGGCCGATTTTAGTTCAAATTGATACTTTATTAGCAACAGCTAATCGAGGACGGTTGCTGCGTGATGGTATAGTTACGGCTATTGTAGGTCGTCCTAATGCAGGGAAATCCAGCCTTATGAATGCATTATTGCGTGAGAATCGCGCTATTGTAACAGATGTGCCGGGAACGACTCGTGATAGTATTGAAGAAGCCATTACTATTGAAGGAATTCCTGTACGTTTAATTGATACAGCAGGGATTCGTGAAACAGAGGATATTGTAGAAAAAATTGGGGTAGATCGAGCTAAGGAATATCTAGAATCAGCTCAAATCGTCGTATGTGTCATTGATGCTTCAAAGCCATTAACACCAGAAGAAGAAGCTATCTTACATAGCACATCAGGTAAAAATACCATTGTATTTCTGAATAAAGCTGATAAAGGCGCTGTAGTAACGGACTCTATGATAGCACAATATGGAACCTTTACGGTAGTAGCTACAATTAGTGCTGCTAATGGTGAAGGTATGGATATATTGGCGGAAGCTGTAAAACAGTTAGTATATGGTGGCACCGTTCAAAATGAATCAACCGCCTTATTAAGTAATGTCCGTCATATCACATTGATGGAACAAGCTAAGAGCCAACTACAGACGTCCTTAGAAACTATTGAAGCAGGTATGCCTGTGGATTTTGTGGTTACTGATATGCGTGAGGCGTGGGAACGTTTAGGGGATATTACAGGGGATAGTTTACGAGAATCTATGGTGGATGAATTATTTAGTCGATTCTGCTTAGGTAAATAA
- the rsmG gene encoding 16S rRNA (guanine(527)-N(7))-methyltransferase RsmG, which translates to MNFTDNLAVQLEAAGFTVTEKQLEQFTTYYEMLIETNKSLNLTAITDPHEVAVKHFVDSLTALDEGQIVFKTGATLLDLGTGAGFPGIPLAIMRPDLKITLFDSLQKRLTFLESVIKALHISNVTTLHGRAEDLSHMVAHRATYDIVTSRAVARLPILLEWALPYVKQNGYMVALKGAAYEEELQEAKKALQILKGTVDRVKPVQLPTLADKRAIIYVRKTGITPKQYPRKPKEIKTKPLV; encoded by the coding sequence ATGAATTTTACTGATAATTTGGCGGTTCAATTAGAAGCTGCTGGTTTTACTGTTACAGAAAAACAATTAGAGCAATTTACTACCTATTATGAAATGCTTATAGAAACAAATAAAAGCTTGAATTTAACGGCGATTACGGATCCACATGAAGTAGCTGTGAAACATTTTGTAGATTCGTTGACGGCTTTAGATGAGGGGCAAATTGTTTTTAAAACAGGAGCCACCCTTTTGGATTTAGGTACTGGTGCGGGCTTTCCAGGTATTCCGTTAGCGATTATGCGACCTGATTTAAAGATAACTCTCTTTGATTCGTTGCAAAAACGACTTACTTTTTTAGAGTCAGTTATTAAAGCCCTTCATATATCCAATGTAACTACTTTGCATGGCCGTGCTGAAGATCTGAGTCATATGGTGGCACATAGAGCTACTTATGATATTGTAACGAGCCGAGCAGTAGCACGGTTACCAATTTTGTTAGAATGGGCCTTGCCTTATGTGAAACAGAATGGGTATATGGTTGCTTTAAAAGGCGCTGCCTATGAAGAAGAGTTACAAGAAGCTAAAAAAGCATTACAAATATTAAAAGGGACTGTGGATAGAGTAAAACCTGTACAATTACCTACATTAGCTGATAAACGAGCGATTATTTATGTGCGTAAAACAGGCATTACCCCAAAACAATATCCTCGTAAACCAAAAGAAATAAAGACAAAACCATTAGTGTAA
- a CDS encoding homocysteine S-methyltransferase family protein, which produces MYIFDGAMGTMLQQSGLEEGQCPELFNIEHPEIVTSIHAAYLQHGSDIVTTNTFGACSLKLADYGLAQRVKEINTAAVIAAKQAIMEVKPNAKIAGSMGPTGQFIEPLGQISFDAVYDTYYEQALALIEAGVDFIIIETIIDVQEMRAALLAARDARKRLNKSKNDVGIICQFSFSEDGRTITGTPPEAAAIMVEAMGADVVGINCSLGPEQLIPLVARLAAVTNLPISAQPNAGMPMLVGTETVFPLSPREMGSFVPALLDAGATFVGACCGSTPAHIAEITKAAQHHTPKERVEVAPFTAFTSRTRFVKVGHTEKPIIIGERINPTGRKVLAKEIKAGSFAMVKRDALAQVAAGADVLDVNMGVPDIDVVAVMKRAIMELSMLVDVPLSIDTLDPDAMESGLKAYPGRPLINSVNAEPEQLERVLPLAKRYGAAVLCLPLGKGDLPATAEERVALAKEIVLAAYAVGLRSEDLLLDPLVLTLASGQDSAVQTLRTLAMYKETFGFPTVMGLSNVSFGLPQRPYLNSQFLTMALSHGLTAPILNPLNGMVKKAFIAGRTLLGFDPAAAEFIADYGQEEEGVPTGTVSVTKESTVTFDSVDPLENIQHAVEQGEKELVIQLVEQALAQGIDPLKITKQALSEAMNVVGDKFGSGKLFLPQVMLAAEAMQGAFQTIKRVLPESDGVTRDTVIVATVKGDIHDLGKNIVAALLENNGYRVVDLGKDVDPTDIVAAVERENASVVGICSLMTTTMPMIDVTIQAIRDAGLSSKVIVGGAVLTQEYADKAGADSYAKDGISAVNIVKHLLGDA; this is translated from the coding sequence ATGTATATTTTTGATGGAGCTATGGGCACTATGCTACAACAATCAGGTCTTGAGGAGGGGCAATGTCCTGAATTGTTTAATATAGAACATCCTGAAATTGTGACCAGTATTCATGCAGCATATTTACAACATGGGAGTGATATTGTAACAACGAATACCTTTGGCGCGTGTAGTCTAAAATTAGCCGATTATGGTTTAGCACAGCGTGTGAAAGAAATTAATACAGCAGCTGTAATAGCGGCTAAGCAGGCTATTATGGAGGTTAAACCTAATGCTAAAATAGCAGGTTCTATGGGACCTACAGGCCAGTTTATTGAACCATTAGGACAGATTTCTTTCGATGCAGTTTATGATACCTATTATGAACAGGCCTTAGCTTTGATTGAAGCGGGTGTAGATTTTATCATCATTGAAACGATTATTGATGTACAAGAAATGCGTGCTGCTTTATTAGCCGCTCGTGATGCCCGTAAACGACTTAATAAAAGCAAGAATGATGTGGGCATTATTTGTCAATTTTCTTTTAGTGAGGATGGTCGTACCATTACGGGAACACCACCAGAAGCCGCGGCTATTATGGTAGAGGCTATGGGCGCTGATGTTGTGGGAATTAACTGCTCCTTAGGGCCAGAACAATTAATTCCTTTAGTTGCACGATTGGCTGCTGTTACTAATTTACCAATAAGTGCGCAACCTAATGCAGGTATGCCTATGTTAGTAGGTACAGAAACAGTATTTCCTTTATCACCGCGTGAAATGGGGTCCTTTGTGCCAGCTTTACTTGATGCAGGGGCTACATTTGTAGGTGCTTGTTGTGGTAGTACACCGGCTCATATTGCTGAGATTACAAAAGCGGCACAGCATCATACACCAAAAGAACGGGTAGAAGTAGCGCCTTTTACAGCTTTTACGAGTCGTACTCGTTTTGTTAAAGTCGGTCATACAGAAAAACCAATTATCATTGGGGAACGAATTAATCCTACGGGACGTAAAGTATTAGCCAAAGAAATTAAAGCTGGTAGTTTTGCTATGGTAAAACGAGATGCATTAGCACAAGTAGCCGCTGGTGCTGATGTATTGGATGTAAATATGGGCGTACCTGATATAGATGTAGTCGCTGTTATGAAACGGGCGATTATGGAACTTTCTATGTTGGTTGATGTGCCTTTATCCATTGATACATTAGATCCAGATGCTATGGAATCTGGGCTAAAAGCGTATCCAGGCCGTCCTTTAATCAATTCTGTCAATGCTGAACCAGAACAATTAGAACGGGTATTACCTTTAGCTAAACGATATGGTGCTGCTGTGCTTTGTTTGCCTTTAGGTAAAGGTGATTTGCCAGCTACAGCGGAAGAACGGGTAGCGTTAGCTAAAGAAATCGTGTTAGCTGCCTATGCAGTAGGTTTACGAAGTGAGGATTTATTATTAGATCCGTTAGTATTAACCTTAGCGAGTGGTCAAGATAGTGCTGTGCAAACTTTACGCACGTTGGCTATGTATAAGGAAACATTTGGTTTTCCTACTGTTATGGGATTATCTAATGTGTCATTTGGTTTGCCACAGCGGCCGTATTTGAATAGCCAATTCTTAACGATGGCCTTATCTCATGGATTGACGGCTCCCATATTGAATCCATTAAATGGGATGGTTAAAAAAGCATTTATTGCGGGGCGAACTTTATTAGGTTTTGATCCTGCGGCAGCTGAATTTATTGCTGATTATGGGCAAGAAGAAGAGGGAGTGCCAACAGGTACTGTAAGTGTTACGAAGGAAAGTACGGTTACCTTTGATAGTGTGGATCCTTTAGAAAATATTCAACATGCCGTTGAACAAGGGGAAAAGGAATTAGTTATCCAGTTAGTGGAACAAGCGTTAGCACAAGGCATTGACCCTTTGAAAATTACTAAACAGGCTTTATCAGAAGCTATGAATGTAGTGGGCGATAAATTTGGTAGTGGTAAATTGTTTTTACCGCAAGTCATGTTAGCCGCTGAAGCTATGCAAGGGGCTTTTCAAACGATTAAGCGTGTGTTACCTGAAAGTGATGGTGTGACAAGAGATACAGTCATTGTAGCTACGGTAAAAGGGGATATTCATGATTTAGGTAAAAATATAGTAGCCGCTTTATTAGAAAATAATGGCTATCGAGTTGTTGATTTGGGAAAAGATGTGGATCCTACAGACATTGTGGCAGCGGTTGAACGTGAAAACGCATCGGTAGTAGGAATTTGCTCTTTGATGACGACGACTATGCCTATGATTGATGTCACAATACAGGCTATTCGTGACGCTGGTTTATCATCAAAAGTTATCGTTGGGGGCGCTGTTTTAACTCAGGAATATGCTGATAAAGCAGGCGCTGATAGCTACGCTAAAGATGGAATTAGTGCTGTTAATATTGTTAAACATCTATTAGGTGATGCTTAA
- a CDS encoding ParB/RepB/Spo0J family partition protein gives MPRDSKKKGGLGRGVLSLMLQETANEALEETKNKTTKQNNGLVELALTEIEANPNQPRRHFLEDEMATLVESLKQHGLIQPIVVSKQGEKYQIVAGERRWRAAQLAGFKTIPVVIKDYSTEQITEIALVENLQRQDLDPVEEAYAYKRLMDTFKKTQEDIASRLGRSRSHIANMIRLLQLPDFILTDLSVGDITIGQARPLLALKNKELQKEAWQLIKEKELTARQVEVLVKQLLEGKDKATKAVKTNPHNTAELRAIMDRLKVSLGMPVDIKVRAGKKVQGKMEIAFKNEEELAYLIEYLEAQRMGEVKGASPAQTESEDTDSISFHV, from the coding sequence ATGCCTAGAGATAGTAAGAAAAAAGGTGGTCTAGGTAGAGGTGTTCTTTCGCTAATGCTACAGGAGACAGCTAACGAAGCGCTAGAGGAAACAAAAAATAAAACTACAAAACAGAATAATGGTCTAGTAGAACTTGCTTTGACAGAGATTGAGGCGAATCCTAATCAGCCACGTCGTCATTTTTTAGAAGATGAAATGGCTACGTTGGTAGAATCTTTGAAACAACACGGCTTAATTCAACCGATTGTAGTGAGTAAACAAGGCGAGAAATATCAAATTGTAGCTGGTGAACGACGTTGGCGAGCAGCTCAATTGGCTGGCTTTAAAACAATTCCTGTAGTGATAAAAGATTATAGTACGGAACAAATTACAGAAATTGCTTTAGTAGAAAACTTACAACGTCAAGATTTGGATCCTGTAGAAGAAGCATATGCTTATAAACGGCTAATGGATACCTTTAAAAAGACACAGGAAGATATTGCCAGTCGTCTTGGCCGGAGTCGTTCTCATATAGCTAATATGATTCGCTTGTTACAGTTACCGGATTTTATTTTGACCGATTTATCGGTGGGAGATATTACAATTGGACAAGCAAGACCTTTATTAGCTTTGAAAAATAAAGAACTACAAAAAGAAGCTTGGCAATTGATTAAAGAAAAAGAGTTAACAGCGCGACAAGTAGAAGTTTTAGTAAAACAGTTATTAGAGGGGAAGGATAAAGCAACTAAAGCGGTTAAAACTAATCCCCATAATACAGCAGAATTACGAGCCATTATGGATCGTTTAAAAGTAAGTTTAGGTATGCCAGTAGATATCAAAGTAAGAGCTGGTAAGAAGGTACAAGGGAAGATGGAGATTGCCTTTAAGAATGAAGAAGAATTGGCATATCTTATTGAATATTTAGAGGCCCAACGTATGGGTGAAGTTAAGGGAGCTTCCCCTGCACAAACAGAATCTGAAGATACAGATTCAATTTCATTTCACGTTTAA
- a CDS encoding methylenetetrahydrofolate reductase: MVVSLRDKHKAGQFTITVELDPPKSASVTKTFKEAAQLMDRVDAINIADCPMAKLRMSPIALAHLIKYRAQIDTIFHLTCRDRNILGLQAELLGAAALGVDNILTLTGDEPARGDHPKAQPVFEVDSMGLLKIAHTLNSGFDLAGNPLDEATNFYIGTTGNPGADDLEAEKGKIIRKVEAGANFIQTQPIYNLEKAKRFIDMVAPLGLPVMLGLIPLKSFKMANYLHTKVPGISLTDDILKRMELGGKEAGLEIALETLWEIKKIAHGVHIMPLNDIQTVLYLIDHI; this comes from the coding sequence ATGGTAGTATCATTACGAGATAAACATAAAGCAGGTCAATTTACGATTACGGTGGAATTGGATCCACCTAAAAGTGCATCAGTAACAAAAACATTTAAAGAAGCGGCCCAATTAATGGACAGAGTCGATGCTATTAATATTGCAGATTGCCCTATGGCAAAATTGCGGATGAGTCCTATAGCTTTAGCACATTTAATTAAATATCGGGCACAAATAGATACAATTTTTCATTTGACTTGTCGTGATCGTAATATTTTAGGGTTACAAGCTGAGTTGCTAGGCGCAGCAGCGTTAGGAGTAGATAATATTCTAACACTTACCGGTGATGAACCAGCTCGTGGTGATCATCCAAAGGCACAGCCTGTATTTGAAGTAGATTCTATGGGTTTATTGAAAATTGCTCATACTTTAAATTCTGGCTTTGATTTAGCGGGAAATCCATTAGATGAAGCTACTAATTTTTATATTGGTACCACAGGAAATCCTGGTGCAGATGATTTAGAGGCTGAAAAGGGAAAAATTATTCGTAAAGTAGAAGCTGGCGCTAATTTTATTCAAACTCAGCCAATTTACAATTTAGAAAAAGCTAAACGATTTATTGATATGGTGGCCCCATTAGGTTTGCCTGTCATGTTAGGTTTGATTCCTCTGAAAAGTTTTAAAATGGCCAATTACTTACATACAAAAGTACCAGGTATTTCTTTAACAGATGATATTTTAAAGCGAATGGAGCTAGGTGGTAAAGAAGCCGGGTTAGAAATTGCCTTAGAGACTCTATGGGAGATTAAAAAAATCGCTCATGGTGTTCATATTATGCCTCTTAATGACATTCAGACAGTGCTCTATTTAATCGATCATATTTAG
- a CDS encoding methionine synthase has protein sequence MAIYNGRLPQIDKAEVTRYAGLRQAKDFPQQYVMEACLEVQLVAEPKGIFEEYDYDAETGLIKSNPPLQLTGHSIRQHLAKATKVYVMAVTIGEAVELRSAELFKAGNYTLGLLVDAAATTAVEQVADQVNEVIKQSAAKAGYTTTWRFSPGYGDWELSIQKQLAAIVGTDKIGLSVTEAFLLFPRKSVTAIVGCMPNGAQLSTKRGCTSCTQANCASRNG, from the coding sequence ATGGCTATTTATAATGGGCGATTACCACAAATTGATAAAGCAGAAGTAACGCGCTATGCAGGCTTACGCCAGGCAAAGGATTTTCCACAACAATATGTAATGGAGGCCTGTTTAGAGGTTCAGTTAGTGGCTGAACCTAAAGGTATATTTGAAGAATATGACTATGATGCGGAAACAGGCCTTATAAAAAGTAATCCCCCTTTGCAATTAACAGGACATTCGATTCGTCAGCATTTAGCAAAAGCGACTAAAGTATATGTTATGGCGGTTACAATTGGGGAAGCCGTTGAATTAAGGAGTGCTGAATTATTTAAAGCTGGTAATTATACATTAGGTTTATTGGTCGATGCAGCCGCTACAACAGCAGTTGAACAAGTGGCGGATCAAGTGAATGAAGTGATTAAACAGTCGGCCGCCAAAGCTGGTTATACGACGACTTGGCGTTTTAGTCCTGGATATGGTGATTGGGAATTATCTATACAAAAACAACTAGCCGCTATAGTAGGGACGGATAAAATCGGTTTATCCGTGACAGAGGCTTTTTTATTATTTCCACGTAAGTCAGTTACCGCGATTGTTGGCTGTATGCCTAATGGGGCGCAACTTTCAACAAAACGAGGTTGTACTTCTTGTACACAAGCAAATTGTGCTTCGCGTAATGGATAA
- the mnmG gene encoding tRNA uridine-5-carboxymethylaminomethyl(34) synthesis enzyme MnmG, with amino-acid sequence MYTVDTYDVIVIGGGHAGCEAALATARMGQRTLMATLNLDNIALMPCNPAVGGPGKSHLVYELDALGGQMAINADATAIQMRMLNTGKGPAVHSLRAQSDKVAYQRLMKETLENTDNLNVKQIMVNELLIEDGEVKGILSELGEVYEAKAIILCTGTYLKGKIITGELTYTGGPNGQRTAELLSDSLRKHGIELMRFKTGTPARVDKRTLTLEHMTEQPGDGMYRSFSFMSDWTNRNEQVCWLTYTSEETHDIIRANLNRAPMYTGIIEGTGPRYCPSIEDKVVRFSDKSRHQLFVEPEGNHTNEMYVQGMSTSLPIDVQYKFLRTIPGLEDVEIMRPAYAIEYDCLNPLQLTPALQVKMIKGLYSAGQANGTSGYEEAAAQGLMAGINAALYLQGKEPFILSRSEAYIGVLIDDLVTKGTKEPYRMMTSRSEYRLLLRQDNADMRLTEKGYEIGLVTEERYARFKAKKELIEQGLAELHNTPINPSNEVQAKLEAMGTAPIKTGIKAFDLVKRNELSYGDVAEAFNLTRYTPDVEEEIDIMITYDGYIKKQMEQVAKVRKLEEKIIPADWDYETMKGISLEAKQKLAQIKPHSIGQASRISGVSPADVSVLLIQLEQYRREQQS; translated from the coding sequence ATGTATACAGTTGATACTTATGATGTTATTGTCATCGGTGGTGGTCATGCTGGTTGTGAAGCGGCGCTTGCTACAGCTCGTATGGGCCAACGAACATTGATGGCGACTCTTAATTTAGATAATATTGCCCTTATGCCATGTAATCCAGCCGTTGGCGGTCCTGGTAAAAGTCATTTGGTTTATGAATTGGATGCTTTAGGTGGTCAAATGGCTATTAATGCGGATGCGACAGCAATTCAAATGCGAATGCTAAATACGGGCAAAGGCCCTGCTGTGCATTCCTTACGAGCTCAATCAGATAAAGTAGCCTACCAACGGTTAATGAAAGAAACCTTGGAAAACACCGATAATTTGAATGTAAAACAGATTATGGTTAATGAACTATTAATTGAAGATGGTGAAGTAAAAGGGATTTTGAGTGAACTTGGTGAAGTATATGAAGCAAAAGCGATTATACTTTGTACGGGTACTTATCTGAAAGGTAAAATTATTACTGGTGAATTAACTTATACCGGTGGCCCTAATGGCCAACGAACAGCAGAATTGTTATCTGATTCTTTACGCAAACATGGTATTGAGTTGATGCGTTTCAAAACGGGGACGCCCGCACGCGTAGATAAACGAACGCTTACTTTAGAACATATGACAGAACAGCCTGGGGATGGTATGTATCGTTCCTTCTCTTTTATGTCAGATTGGACGAATCGCAATGAACAGGTGTGTTGGTTGACGTATACCAGTGAAGAAACACATGATATTATTCGTGCTAATTTGAATCGGGCACCTATGTATACAGGCATTATTGAAGGAACAGGCCCTCGTTATTGTCCATCTATTGAAGATAAAGTGGTACGTTTTAGTGATAAAAGTCGTCATCAATTATTCGTAGAACCTGAAGGAAATCATACGAATGAAATGTATGTACAGGGGATGAGTACGAGTCTTCCTATTGATGTACAATATAAATTCTTGCGTACGATTCCTGGCTTGGAAGATGTGGAAATTATGCGTCCAGCTTATGCGATTGAGTATGATTGTTTAAATCCATTACAATTAACACCTGCTTTGCAAGTTAAGATGATTAAAGGCTTGTATTCTGCAGGACAAGCAAATGGTACTTCTGGTTATGAAGAAGCAGCGGCTCAAGGATTAATGGCGGGGATTAATGCCGCTTTATATTTACAAGGTAAAGAACCATTTATCTTATCTCGTTCAGAAGCTTATATTGGTGTTCTGATTGATGATTTAGTAACTAAAGGGACAAAAGAGCCATATCGTATGATGACGAGTCGCAGTGAATATCGTTTATTATTACGTCAAGATAATGCGGATATGCGTTTAACTGAAAAGGGCTATGAAATTGGTCTAGTTACGGAAGAACGGTATGCTCGTTTCAAAGCAAAAAAAGAATTGATTGAACAAGGGTTAGCTGAATTGCATAATACGCCAATTAATCCATCCAATGAAGTGCAGGCTAAATTAGAAGCAATGGGTACAGCGCCTATTAAAACAGGAATTAAGGCCTTTGACCTAGTAAAACGTAATGAATTATCTTATGGTGACGTAGCAGAAGCTTTTAATTTAACACGATATACGCCTGATGTAGAAGAAGAAATTGACATCATGATTACGTATGATGGATATATTAAGAAACAAATGGAACAGGTAGCTAAAGTACGGAAATTAGAAGAAAAGATTATTCCTGCTGATTGGGATTATGAAACGATGAAGGGCATTTCTTTAGAAGCTAAACAAAAATTAGCACAAATTAAGCCACATTCCATTGGTCAAGCTAGCCGTATTTCAGGCGTTTCACCAGCAGATGTATCCGTATTGCTTATTCAATTGGAACAGTATCGTCGTGAACAACAGTCCTAG